The sequence GAAGAAGCCTTGGCGCTCGCACGCGAAAACATTCCATTCCGCGTGCTGCCGGGCCTGACGTCCGGCCTCAGCGCGCTCGCCGCCACCGGCATCCCGGCCACCATGCGCGGCATCAACAAGGCGGTGATCCTGGCGACCGGCCACGCCGCCGGCACTGATGACGATATCGACTGGGCGGCGATCGCCCGCACCGGCCAGCCAGTCGTGGTCTATATGGGCATGGCCAATTTGCCCCTCATCGCCGCAGCACTGCTCGATGGCGGGCTGTCGCCCTCGACGCCGGCGGCGGTGATCGTCGCCGCCACCACGCCGCAGGAGCGGACCGTCGTCGCCACGCTCGCCACAATCGCCGAGGAAGCGGCCGCCGCGGGGCTGACCTCGCCGGCGCTGATCGTCGTCGGCGGCATCGTCGCCATGCGGGCGGCATTGACGAGGCAGGCATGACGGCCCGCGCCATCATCATCGGCGCGCCGCGCTCCGGCTCGGGCAAGACCAGCGTCACCATCGGCATCTTGCGCGCGCTCACCCGGCGCGGCCTGAAAGTGCGCGGCGCCAAATCCGGCCCCGACTATATCGATCCCGGTTTCCACACCGCCGCCACCGGCCTGTCCGGCGTCAACCTCGACAGCTGGGCGATGCCGCCATCGCTGCTCAATGCGCTGGCCGCGCAACAGGCCGACGACACCGATTTCGTCATCCTCGAAAGCGCCATGGGCCTGTTCGACGGCATTCCGGCCGCGCCGGGGCGAACCGGTTCGGCCGCAGATCTCGCCCGGCTCTACGGCCTGCCGGTGCTGCTGGTGCTCGACGTGTCAGGCCAGTCGACCACGGCCGCCGCCGTCGCCAAGGGCTTTGCCACCTACGATCCGGATGTGCGCATGGCCGGCGTTGTGCTCAACCGGCTGGGCAGCGAACGCCATCGCAAGCTGTCCGGCGACGCCATCGAGGCGATCGGCCTGCCCGTCGTCGGCGCCATTCTGCGCGATCCCACGCTCAATCTGCCCGAACGGCATCTCGGCCTCGTCCAGGCTGGCGAGTATGATGATCTGATGGCGCATCTCGACCGGCTGGCCGACATGGCGGAGAAGTCGCTCGACCTCGATGCCGTGATGAGGCTGGCGACGCCCCTCGCTCCGGCGGCTGGCGGATTCGCCGACGCGCTGCAGCCGCCCGGCCAACGCATCGCGCTCGCCGAGGATGGCGCCTTTACTTTCCTTTACCCGCACGTCGCCGCCTATTGGCGCAAGGCCGGCGCGGAGATCGTTCCGTTCTCGCCGCTCGCCGACGAGGCGCCCGACGACAGCTGCGATGTCTGCTGGCTGCCCGGCGGCTATCCCGAGCTCCATGCCGGCAAGCTTGCAGCCGCCGAGACCTTCAAAGCCGGCATGGCAAGATTTGCGGCGACGAAGCCGATCCATGGCGAGTGCGGCGGCTTCATGGTGCTTGGGGAAGCGCTGGAGGATGCATCAGGCGAAACGCATCGCATGCTCGGCCTGCTTGGCCATGCCACCAGTTTTGCAAAGCGAAAGATGAATCTCGGCTATCGCGAGGCGCGGTTGCGCGCCGATTGCCCGCTGGGCGCACAGGGCGCGCTGATCCGCGGCCATGAATTCCACTATGCGCAGATGACGGCCACCGGGAATGACGAGCCGCTGGCCGACCTCGCCGACGGCCTGGGCAATCCGATCGGGGCTTCCGGCTACCGGCGTGGTCATGTCAGCGGTACCTTCTTCCATGCGATAGCGAGGGCCAGTGCATGAAGCTGCCGAATTTGACCCTTTCGCCCCGGCAAATCCTCGACGATGTCGCGCTCTGCCTGGTCTTCTTCACCCGCCTGCCTTTGCCCGACCTCGACTTTCGCGGCCGCGGCCTTGCCGCCGCGATCTGGGCCGCACCGGTCGCCGGCCTCCTCGTCGGGCTGATCGGCGCCATCGTCTTTGCCACGGCGGAACGGTTCGGCCTTGCCATGGGGCCGGCGGCAGCACTTGCCCTTGTTGCAACCGTGATCGCCACCGGATGCCTGCACGAGGATGGACTGTCCGACGTTGCGGACGGCTTTGGCGGTGGCAAGTCGCGCGGCCGCAAACTCGACATCATGCGCGACAGCCGAATCGGCGCCTATGGTGCCATGGCGCTGGCGCTGTCGCTGCTGATCCGCTGGAACGTGCTTTCGGAACTGGTGGATCCCACTCAGGCTCTCTTTGCCCTTGTTGCCGCGCATGCGGCCTCGCGCGGCGTGCTGGGCGCCTTCATGCACCTCTTGCCGCCGGCGCGCTCCGATGGCCTCTCGGCCGGCGCCGGCGCCGTCTCGCTTGAAACCGCCATCGCCGGCGCCGTGCTCGGCGCGATCCCGCTGCTCCTGCTCGGAGCCGGCGGCGCCATCGCCGCGCTCATCCTGCTTGGCCTGCTCTTTGCCGCCTTCCATGCCCTTTGCCTCAACCAGATAGGTGGCCAGACCGGCGACACGATCGGTGCCCTGCAGCAGGTCAGCGAAATCGCGGTGCTTCTCGTCGCTTCCGTAGCGCTTTCCTCTTGACCTGATTCCCTTTCGGAGACCTTGCCCCCATGCCCTTCAAATCCCTCGATGAATTGCGCGCCGCTTGCCTCGATCTGCCCGCCGGCAGCGATACCGCCGCAAAGGCCGTTGCCAGCCGCCAGGACACGCTGACCAAGCCGCAAGGCAGCCTCGGCCGGCTGGAAACCATCGCCGCCTGGCTGGCGCGCTGGCAGGGCCGCGACATGCCCAAACTTGACCGGGTGAAGGTGTTCGTCTTTGCCGGCAATCACGGCGTCACCGCGCAAGGCGTGTCGGCCTATCCCTCAGAAGTCACCGTGCAGATGGTGGCGAACTTCGCCGGCGGCGGAGCCGCCATCAACCAGCTCGCCCGCATCGCCGGCGCCGAGCTCGATGTCATCCCGCTCGATCTCGACCATCCCACCGGCGACTTCACGCAAGTACCGGCAATGGATGAGAAAGCCTTCCTTGCCGCTGTCTCGGCTGGCTATGACGCGGTGACGAAGGACCTCGACCTGGTCTGCTTCGGCGAAATGGGCATCGGCAACACCACACCTGCGGCCGCCATTTCGGCGGCGCTGTTCGGCGGCGGAGCGGAAAAATGGACCGGACGCGGCACCGGCGTCGACGATGCCGGCCTGAAGCGCAAGGTGGTCGCCATCGAAGCCGGCCTCAAGCGCCATGCCGCAGCCCTCGCCGATCCGCTGGGCGTTGCCGCGGCACTCGGCGGGCGCGAACTCGCCGCCATTTTCGGCGCCACGCTAGCCGCGCGCCATCTCGGCATACCCGTGCTGCTCGACGGCTTCGTCTGCACCGCTGCCGCTGCCCCGCTGGCCAGGCTGCATCCGACCGGCCTCTCCCACACAATAGCAGCCCATGTTTCGGCCGAATCGGGCCATCGCCGCCTGCTCGAAGCGCTCGGCCTGCCCCCCCTGCTCGATCTCGGCATGCGCCTCGGCGAAGGCTCCGGCGCCTGCCTCGCCGTCAACATCGTCCGCTCGGCGCTGGAGTGCCATGCGAGGATGGCTAGCTTTGCCGAGGCGGGTGTGTCGGAGAAGTAGGGCAATTCCAGGAAAAGCGTGTAACGGTTTTCTGGGAAAGGCGCGTAGCGCTTCCCCTTGGGAATTGCGTCAAAACAAAGAGATAAAACGGTTCCCCGTTTGCGTGAAACAGGGAACCGCGCTGGTCAAGGACTTTGCTGTAACGGCTCGACGCGGGGCGGTCTCCCGCGCCGAAGACGGTCAAAACTTATACGACACACCAATCGTGACAGTGTGCAGGGCCGGGCTAATGTCTTCGACATAGTTGTTGAAGACGACAGTCTTTGAGCCGAAATCCGCGTAGCGATATTCGCCACGAACCGTGATGTTGTCGGTGAGGGCGTATTCAGCGCCTGCACCTATGGTCCATCCGTTGAATGAAGCCGAGTGACTTTCCTGTCGGCCGACATCTCGAGTGTCTGCTTTTCCATTGAGGTAGGCGTAACCGCCCGTACCGTAGATCAGCACTCGATCAAATGCGAAACCAGCCCTGGCGCGGACGGAAGCAACCCATCTCGCCTTGAAGCCATTGATGTCGCCTCCGCTTCCACCGTCGTCGCCATCTATGCCGGTTGCGTTGATGTCCGCCTCGCCACCGAACACGAAGGAGCCGGATTGCCAGTTGTAGCCGGCATGCAAGCCGCCGACGACACCGCTTCCATCCGCATTGTCCTGGTCAAAGATGTTCGGGCTGGCCTCAGTAAAACCCCATGGCTGATCGACCTTGCTCCACCCGCCGCCGATCTGCGCGCCAATGTAGCCGCCCGTCCAGTTGTAACTCGATGCAACCGGCAACTCGACCGTCGCGTCAGCGGCAAGTGCTGTGCCAGCCATCAGAGCCGCGAAGAATACAGAACCGATAAAAATGGAAGCCCGCATGCCTTTGATCCCTCGAACGAAGCATTGCCCTGATGCTGACAATACTACAGCCCGTTCGCATCAGACGTGACATTTCCGCAACAACTAAAGAAAACAAGCTGTTCAACGCCTAAACCAGGATCGTCCGTGCCACGTCACGGAACCGTGGACGACGACCAGACCGGCAAAACACCGGGTATACCGACGTCTTGCTGTCCCCTCATCAAACCTACGAAAACGCCGTCGCTCGATCTCGGCATGCGGCAACGCCACGAAGCCATAGCATCTGGAACGGAACCAGACACCGGCCGCGCGTTTCCGATCGCGACTCGGAGGATGGCTACAGGTCCGCGATCCGGGCGGCGGCATGCAGGATCTGGCCCATTAAACTCTGAATATCTTCATGGCCGATGCTCAGACCGGCATCGAGCCGTTCCTTGGGGTGTTTCTGCTGGCGCATGGCTGGGAAAGCGGCGGCATTGGCACGGTCGTCGCGGTCACGTCCATGGCTCGAGACGCGCCAAACGCATCTCGCTTTCAGGGTCTTTCCACCAAGTCTTCTAGGAATTTGGTGGGTGCGCACAGGATTGAACTGTGGACCCGCTGATTAAGAGTCAGCTGCTCTACCAACTGAGCTACGCACCCACTCGGCCGGCAAAAACCGGCGTTGGCGGGCATATAGCCGCCACCATCGGTCATGTCTAGCCCTGCCGGAATCATTTCCCGACAAATCGACAAACGCTTTCCGCGATCAGATGAAGAGCTTGCCGTCCGCCACCTTGACCGCATGGCCGCCAATGCGCGCAGAGGCCAGTTTTCCGCCCTGCACGGTCAGTTCCAGGCGGATGCGCGACGGCCGGCCCATCTCCAGCCCCTGCTCGATCCACAGCTGCGAAATGCCATCCGTCGGAGCATCGAAATGCATGATGGCGCCGGCAAAGGCCGCCGCCGCCGAACCGGTCGCCGGATCTTCATAGGAAGGCGTGCCCGGCACGATCATGCGCACATGGAAGGCGCTTTCGTGGTTCACCGTCTCACGGCAATAGACATAGGGGCTGGCGAAGGCCCACTCGCTCTTGCGCGGCGCCAGTTCCGACCAGGCCTGGTTGTCCAGCCGGATGCGGCCCGCCGCTTCGAGATTGGCGACCGGAATGGTCACATAGGGCACGCCCGCCGACCAGAAGGCGACGCGGTGATTCTCGAAGCCGATCTCATGCGGCGCCAAGCCGAGGGCGGCACCGATCGCCTGCGGATCAGCCTCGAGCTGCAATGGCTCCGGCAATTTCGCCAGGTCGAACTCGGCGAAGGCTGCGCCGTCATGCCTGCTGACGGCGCAGCGCACCGGACCGATGTTTTCCTCCAGCACGAAGATGCCGGCCCCGCTTTCGCCAGCCAGTTCGGCCAGCGCGATTGCGGAACCCACGGTCGGATGGCCGGCGAACGG comes from Mesorhizobium japonicum MAFF 303099 and encodes:
- the cobA gene encoding uroporphyrinogen-III C-methyltransferase — translated: MSGTSKNNGGNATLEQALARLNFKPRPLEPGHVWLAGAGPGDPGCLTLEVLAALAEADALVYDALVSPDVVAVAANAELFFAGKRGGQPSMKQDDITALLVRLARQGRRVIRLKGGDPYIFGRGGEEALALARENIPFRVLPGLTSGLSALAATGIPATMRGINKAVILATGHAAGTDDDIDWAAIARTGQPVVVYMGMANLPLIAAALLDGGLSPSTPAAVIVAATTPQERTVVATLATIAEEAAAAGLTSPALIVVGGIVAMRAALTRQA
- a CDS encoding cobyrinate a,c-diamide synthase, encoding MTARAIIIGAPRSGSGKTSVTIGILRALTRRGLKVRGAKSGPDYIDPGFHTAATGLSGVNLDSWAMPPSLLNALAAQQADDTDFVILESAMGLFDGIPAAPGRTGSAADLARLYGLPVLLVLDVSGQSTTAAAVAKGFATYDPDVRMAGVVLNRLGSERHRKLSGDAIEAIGLPVVGAILRDPTLNLPERHLGLVQAGEYDDLMAHLDRLADMAEKSLDLDAVMRLATPLAPAAGGFADALQPPGQRIALAEDGAFTFLYPHVAAYWRKAGAEIVPFSPLADEAPDDSCDVCWLPGGYPELHAGKLAAAETFKAGMARFAATKPIHGECGGFMVLGEALEDASGETHRMLGLLGHATSFAKRKMNLGYREARLRADCPLGAQGALIRGHEFHYAQMTATGNDEPLADLADGLGNPIGASGYRRGHVSGTFFHAIARASA
- the cobS gene encoding adenosylcobinamide-GDP ribazoletransferase translates to MKLPNLTLSPRQILDDVALCLVFFTRLPLPDLDFRGRGLAAAIWAAPVAGLLVGLIGAIVFATAERFGLAMGPAAALALVATVIATGCLHEDGLSDVADGFGGGKSRGRKLDIMRDSRIGAYGAMALALSLLIRWNVLSELVDPTQALFALVAAHAASRGVLGAFMHLLPPARSDGLSAGAGAVSLETAIAGAVLGAIPLLLLGAGGAIAALILLGLLFAAFHALCLNQIGGQTGDTIGALQQVSEIAVLLVASVALSS
- the cobT gene encoding nicotinate-nucleotide--dimethylbenzimidazole phosphoribosyltransferase, with the protein product MPFKSLDELRAACLDLPAGSDTAAKAVASRQDTLTKPQGSLGRLETIAAWLARWQGRDMPKLDRVKVFVFAGNHGVTAQGVSAYPSEVTVQMVANFAGGGAAINQLARIAGAELDVIPLDLDHPTGDFTQVPAMDEKAFLAAVSAGYDAVTKDLDLVCFGEMGIGNTTPAAAISAALFGGGAEKWTGRGTGVDDAGLKRKVVAIEAGLKRHAAALADPLGVAAALGGRELAAIFGATLAARHLGIPVLLDGFVCTAAAAPLARLHPTGLSHTIAAHVSAESGHRRLLEALGLPPLLDLGMRLGEGSGACLAVNIVRSALECHARMASFAEAGVSEK
- a CDS encoding outer membrane protein, translating into MRASIFIGSVFFAALMAGTALAADATVELPVASSYNWTGGYIGAQIGGGWSKVDQPWGFTEASPNIFDQDNADGSGVVGGLHAGYNWQSGSFVFGGEADINATGIDGDDGGSGGDINGFKARWVASVRARAGFAFDRVLIYGTGGYAYLNGKADTRDVGRQESHSASFNGWTIGAGAEYALTDNITVRGEYRYADFGSKTVVFNNYVEDISPALHTVTIGVSYKF
- a CDS encoding PhzF family phenazine biosynthesis protein, which produces MQTRNYLLYDVFTTERLAGNPLAVVLDCKGLDTIAMQAIAREFNLSETVFVLPPDNPKHKNRIRIFTPDYEMPFAGHPTVGSAIALAELAGESGAGIFVLEENIGPVRCAVSRHDGAAFAEFDLAKLPEPLQLEADPQAIGAALGLAPHEIGFENHRVAFWSAGVPYVTIPVANLEAAGRIRLDNQAWSELAPRKSEWAFASPYVYCRETVNHESAFHVRMIVPGTPSYEDPATGSAAAAFAGAIMHFDAPTDGISQLWIEQGLEMGRPSRIRLELTVQGGKLASARIGGHAVKVADGKLFI